Proteins co-encoded in one Aptenodytes patagonicus chromosome 14, bAptPat1.pri.cur, whole genome shotgun sequence genomic window:
- the LOC143167004 gene encoding osteoclast-associated immunoglobulin-like receptor, whose product MMLPVTHVLAFGAWLVAQSKATSSAPTISIFLKPPGVIPPGGSTTICCICQHDNGNFVLYKNGQQLRTLELHGSRAEFSITNATQEDTGAYSCHYLDGGTVLARSETLEVMVQEFRLPKPVLSVLPGHEVAAGAYVIFRCTIAHSSAGCFLYLEGQIKALNLLSKEQDYFNLSHVHKGNRGRYSCQCFTRSASFEWSAVSKTLDLVVRDYTWSNVVRLVLGAGVLVLLGLIVAEAMHSHLHRLGRPGPH is encoded by the exons ATGATGCTGCCTGTGACCCACGTGCTAGCCTTCG GTGCTTGGCTGGTGGCACAGAGCAAGGCTACATCAA GTGCCCCCACAATCTCCATCTTCCTGAAGCCACCTGGGGTGATCCCACCAGGAGGCTCCACTACCATCTGCTGCATTTGCCAGCATGACAATGGAAACTTCGTGCTGTACAAGAATGGCCAGCAGCTCCGTACCCTGgagctgcatggcagcagggcCGAGTTCTCCATCACTAATGCCACCCAAGAGGACACAGGTGCCTACAGCTGCCATTACCTGGATGGAGGCACTGTGCTGGCTCGCAGTGAAACCCTGGAGGTCATGGTGCAAG AGTTCCGTCTCCCCAAACCTGTCCTCTCTGTCCTGCCTGGGCATGAAGTGGCTGCAGGAGCTTACGTGATTTTCCGTTGCACCATCGCACACTCCAGTGCTGGCTGTTTCCTGTACCTGGAGGGCCAGATCAAAGCCCTCAACTTACTCTCAAAGGAACAAGATTATTTCAACCTCTCCCATGTGCATAAAGGCAATAGGGGCCGCTACagctgccagtgtttcaccaggAGTGCTTCGTTTGAATGGTCTGCTGTCAGCAAGACCCTGGATTTGGTGGTGAGAG ATTACACCTGGAGCAACGTGGTGCGCCTGGTCCTGGGGGCCGGGGTCCTGGTCCTGC